AAATACTAGCTGCCAGCTCCTGTTGGCCTTACCCTGACTTCTTGTCACCACGTGCATGCACTCACACGGCCTAAGATGCACTCACACATCTCTAAGATTTCAGGTGCCTTATTAGCTGAGCGTCCTGCCTGAATCCTTCCTCTAAGTGGTTGGTCTTCATTGCCAGTTTCACTGGATTTAAAACTGACCTAAGAGCATGTCTTGAGAGGATGAACGAGAAAGGGTACcctggtgtgggtgggtgggtaggtggcaccatcccatgggccacagtcaatgaaaaaagaaaaaaggtgatCTGCTCGAGCAGCATAAACCAGCCACCTCCTGCTGCCACCAACATGGGCTCTTCTCCTGCCATGTGCATGGAAGCCTCGGCCCTTGAGTTACTGCTTGTCACAAAAGGAAGGACTATACAAAACAGCACCCTATTCATCTCTACCACACTGAGACTTGCTTTTCGTTGAAGCCACACCCAAATGTATCTCCATAgtgctgtatgtgtgtctgtgggtgtctgtcccaggctggcctcagaacgTCCCACGTGCTGGAACTACAGCCATGTGCTGCTGTGCCTGCCTTCTTCTAAACTATGGACCCTGctaagaggggaggggaaggggaaggtgggGTTAGCTCTGAGGAGTTACACATGGCTGTAAGTTTCTCTTTTGCCCTGATATTTACCCCCACCCCACGattccttctcttccttgctttctttctcattATCTCTGTGTTGGTGTAGAGGGCCCTGGGCACCCTTGGCAAGTGTTTtcctactgagctacatccccagcctgcaGTCACACTTCCACTGAACAGCTCTGGCCTGAGGCCAGGTCATAACTGGATGAGGGCAAGTCTGTAAGAACCTGGGGAGAGCTGCTGCCTACCAGTGGGCTGTGCCCAGTGAAGGGAGCCCACACCACATGATCCCTTGGTGTGACAAGTGAAAGCATTCTTGGGAAAGAATCAGGAACTGACTCTGAGACCTGCCGGCTGGAGCGCTCTGGCACCCTGTTTGACACTGCTGGTGAGAAGACCGAGGCTGGACAGCTGGACAGCTTCCTCTTTTCTGGCATTGTGACTCTGGGGAAAGGAGCTACCCTTCCAAGCATCTTCCCTGCCTGTTGCTAATTACCTCCTGCCCATAGGGCTGCTGGAGAATAAGGAATGAATGCGAAGGGTCAGCATGGGACCACACGCACACAGCAATGGTAGTGTTAGCCAGCTCCTGGTGTCACTGGAAACAAGACCCCAACCTTCAGAGAGGCCTGCTGACCAGTACACTCCTGCAGGTCCTTCCGCTGTGCTTGACTCTGAACAGCATTCTAGAATCAAGCCCCCAAAGATGAGTGAAGTTATGAGCAAGGCTTGACCATAGCAAGGGCTTGACCTTCCTCAAAGTTCTGTCTCCCTAACCCtaatctccttccctccctccctccccctccccaatgtGAACACCCTACTCTCAACCTTCCAAGACTCATATTGGGTGCTTTtaaacttctttctttatttagacagaaaagaccaacttttcaaaagtaaaactgaataaataagtaaagcatAGAGTGTCAGAAATTGACTCCCCTTCTCGCCCACtaccatcccacccccacccgtgTTCTTTTCCCTAAAACTTCTTCCTAAAGAAAATGATCAGGTAATAAACCCCTTTAACCCCTCCCCACACCCTTCCTCCCAAATACCCAATTACCCCCAAAGCAAAGGGAGAaatcaagagagagaaaaaaaaatccaagggcaACATTGTCTAAACTCCCAGAAAGAGGGTGGCAGCGCCTGGCTGGTTGGGCTGGGTGAGGCCCTGGTGGTCCTGGTACTCACATGGAGGTCAGCAGAGACTGTAAACATTTTAGGGATTCAGGGAAGGTCTTTTCCTCATGAAAGGAGGGTCTCTGTGACTGGCTGGCAGAGAGGCAGCCCTCAGGGCTCCCCCACACCCTCCTTTGAGGGGCTCTTGGGGGAGGCAATGAGTGTTAGGGCTAGGAGCCTGGGATTTGGAGATATCCTACCTCTAGctgagggtggagggagaagtgTGAGCCAGCTTCTGAGAAGCCCCTACAGTGGGGAGGAGGCTGGAGTGAGAAAGCTTGGGAGAGCGGATGCCTGGCTGCCCTCAGGGGGGCACAGCTACTCCAGGCCCACTAAGGAGAGACAAGTGCGAATGGTGGGTGCAGAGGCCCGACTCCGGAGCCCTAGCAGAAGGCAGATACCCCTGGGCCTCCAAGCCTATTCCTTGCTTCCTCACAAAGGCCAAAAGGGCACTGGGGAGGAAATAGGCTCTTGGAGCCAGGGAAGCAAAACCATGGCCCTTCAGAGAGGCAAGGTGGTGGGAGTGAGCCAGGTCCTGGACCCTTAGGGCCATGAAGCAGCTTTTGCCCCAGAGTCCAATCAAGGCCCAGGGCAGATGTGCAGAGAAGGCTGGGGCCAGTCATGGGAAGAGAGTGCCCTTCCTCTGGTATCTCCAGACCTGCGAAGAAAGGAAATCTGGGTGACGCACGGGGAAGATGGCTGATACTGGTCATGGGTTCCGGGAAGGGGGcgggtggtggcagggagggatGACACCTATGATGGGGCTACTTGAGAAAGGCAGGCCATCAGAAAGGCCATGTCCCAACAGAACCATCCGCtcacctcccccatccctccaGCTATGAGGGCAtagagcagggagagagaaatggggaagaaagggtggaACAAAACAGAAGCTGAAGCTATTGGGAAGAAACACCAGACAGAGCTAGAGGTGAGAGCGGCAAAGGAATGAGAcaaacaggcaggcagagataactagaaggaaggaaaagagggcgCACGGACAAGACAGACACCTGGAAAGGGGAGCATCCGCAGAGACTGGGGTGACCCAGGAGGGGCTTAGGGATGGAGTGACACCACTCCTAGCCCTAAGGTACTGTTCTCATTCCTTTTtggaaaggaacaaaggaagcaagagaaaAATGCACAGACCACAAACCACAGTCACCAACCACTGTTGACCAAGCACATCCCGCGAGCTGCCCCCGGCCCTGAGCCTGGGCTGGGGGGGCGCTTCCCTCCACAGCCCCTCCCCAGATAACAAACAATTGGCTCCAAAGACAACACGCTCGTTCCATGCAACTTACAGGGGCCCGGAGCAGGGGTCCGGGATGGGGGCTTCAGCCGACAATGGACACGGACCCTGGGCTGGGGGCCCCCAGGGTGGGGGGAGTTAAGCAGCCAGGAttggggggaaaggggagaaacaGAAATGTGGGTATTGttcttgggttgtgatttttttcaaggtTTGGTCCAAAGGAGATTAAACAAATCAAAAGTAGCCAGGGTTCACAGCTCTGTGCCCCAAGTCTGAATGACAGCCTCACTGGGGTGGAGGGGCCCTACTCAGTACAAATCCCAGGTAGGTGCTATTCCACTTTCTCCACTAAgccaagccacgcccactcccatctGTATTGTGTTCTGCCCCAGCGTCCACTGCCCTGGGAAAATCACCTGCAGTTAGGGCAACAGGCAACAGGACCTGAGTGTCCCCACTTCTTGGGAGACAAGGCTTCTGAGCCAAGAGGCTCTGTGACCCTCCAGTTCTCTAAAGCAGCCTCCTGGCCCCCCCAAACCTACTTCACTAATTACATCCAACccaaaggaaaaccagaaaagagaaagacacagacacacagacactgaccAGACAAACAAGACCAGATTCTGTGGAAAACTCTGGGAGCAGACACAGGTGTAGACTTGGCTCTCCCTGgggtggtgtgtttgtgtgcacatgtgctcacgcatgggtgtgtatgtgtgtgtgtgcgcgcgcatgcgtgctTGCAGGAGACACAAATGACTTAGTAGCTGAGGGAGTGGCCCAGATCCCACTTTCTTTTGCTCAGCATCATGGTGGGTCGGTAATGGAAGAAGGGTGGGGGGTTCACTTAAGGGGTCTGGCCCCAGTGTGTGGAGTCTGGAGATGAGGTCACAGGACAAAGCAGCACCCACCTGAAGCCCTTAGTAGGGCCTGTTTGCATCCTTAGGCCGCTTTAGCTGGACTTTGAGGCGCTTCATGCCAATCTGGAAGCCATTCATAGCCTGGATGGCAGCCTGGGCACTGGCCGGATTGTCGAAACTCACAAAGCCTGGGGTGAGAAGGGCATAAGGCCGGCCTGGCTCCATAGCGCTGTCCAGCCGTAGCGCCagggctacttgtttgtttcccagcaccacCCTGCTCCCTCCGAGCAACTCTAAAACCTAGAGACCTGCCTGACACACAGGAGGCAGTCAGAGAGAAGTGGTTTATGATAGGTTTAATGAGTAAATCCAGTCCAGCCATTCACAATCTAGGATGTGTTTCCCAGTGTtcttagcatgtgtgtgtgtgtgtgtgaacataggATCTCATGCTactacacgtgtgtgtgcatgtgtgcttacatgtgtgtgatgtgaaCATAGGATCTCATGCTACtacgtgtgtgtgatgtggacaTAGGATCTCATGCTACTACACGTGTGTGATGTGGACATAGGATCTTGTGCCATCAGTGttctgagctacatctctagccccAAGGTTGGTTCTTAAGGAGGAAGATGAAACTATGATGTTTTTACAAGAGCCGGGCTTGGGTGGCAACTGTATGGGCTGGTGGGTGTGTTGGAGATGGTTCTTTTGTGGTCTTGTATAATCGGGCTTTCAAATGCTGAGCTCATTGAGACCCTAAATGCCTCCGAATGTGGCAAACTTTGTTCTAAGTTAGAGTTCAAACAAAAATGTCCATGGGGTCTTTTGGATCATCATGTTCTTACCAAAACATTTGCTCTGGTTGGTGGCCCGGTCAACAAAGACTTTGGCTGAGATGACGTGACCAAAAGGGACAAACATCTGGAGGATCTCTGAGTCCGTGAACTCCTGGGGCAGGTGGTAGATGAAGATGTTGCAGCCATCAGGGCCTGGGTGGCAGCAGAGATAGAAGGGATAGCTCAGAGACTGGGAAATGCAGACTGGACCATCAGAGGTGGGGGCGGGCTGCTGCAGAGAGTAGCTGCCGATCCAGGCCCCCGGCAGTGTGGGACCGGGGTCCCCATTCCTTCCATCCTCACACATAAGGCCAGAGCTGAGTTTGGCGCAGAACCATCGGGAGTACCCAAGCCCACAACATGGGTGGTTCACAGCTATCAGGACCCTGCCCCTGGCTGGCACCTTCccgttgttgctgttgctgttgttgttgttgttgctgctgctgctgctgctgctgctgttgctgaggtggtggtgggggctgcTGGGCGACCAGGGCTGGAGGCTGCGGGAACGCAGGTGCAACCAGGCTGTAGGCTGCAGGATAGGCTGCTAGGGTAGtgaaaacaggaaaagcaaaTGGGGTTCCCCGACCTCTCACAGCCAGCCTtgtctccctctccagcccagtccAGTGGACTCCACAGGACTGAGCGTGTCAGGGAAGGGGCTTCCTCGAATCAACTCTCGGGGTGCTTCCTCAAGCATCCACTCTCACAGGCATAGCTTGTCAGGAAAGCCTGAGGGCGTGGTTGGCAGAGAGCATCGAAGGAGGCTTAGGAAGGAGGCTTAGGTGTATAGTTTCTAGGTCTGCTTTCCTCACGCCGTCCCCCCCGCTGCGCATGCGCAGACCCAGGCTCGCATCCTCACCTGTGTAGTGCTGCATTCCCGCATAGGCTTGCTGGAGAGGGTCCACGGGGGCAGCAGGGCTCTGAGCTGAAGGGAGCACCACAAGCCATGAGTGGGTCTGGGATGGGACATGATGGGAACCCCACCAGCGTCCCTCTCAGCCAACAGAGCCTCGtggggtaggggtgaggggtgAGATGAGAAGGGGAGATGCTTATGGCAGTAGGAAAAGGGAAAGAGCCCAGTGTCCGCAGACAGGTCTATGACTGACTACGGCCAAATCGCTCTACCTCTCAGTCTCAGCTGCCCTAGCCAAGAACGCGAAGAATGCCAGGTAGAGTAGCACATGgtattaatcccagtacttggaaggcagaggcaggcggatctttgtgagttccaagctagtctagcctacataatgagttctgggAAAGCCTggccacacagagagaccctgtctcaaaaacactaaGAACCCAAGGGGCACTCCTGCCCAGGAAGAGAGCAAGAAAAGCACCTTAAGCCCTGAGGTTGGAGAGGGAAGGTGTGTCATGGCTGCCAGCATGGGAATGGTGGCCAGGATGGCTGATGGAGCAAGGTGGGCAGGCAAAGAGCCGCACCTGGGTAAGGGTGAACCCCGTTGGGATACAGAGCATCAGGGGCGGGCTGCCCTGCGGGCTGGGTGGGCACCGGGCTGTAGCCGTTGACGCCCAAGGCAGCAGGGATGGCAGAGACAGGCGTG
The nucleotide sequence above comes from Microtus pennsylvanicus isolate mMicPen1 chromosome 7, mMicPen1.hap1, whole genome shotgun sequence. Encoded proteins:
- the Celf3 gene encoding CUGBP Elav-like family member 3 isoform X3 encodes the protein MNRPIQVKPADSESRGEDRKLFVGMLGKQQTDEDVRKMFEPFGTIDECTVLRGPDGTSKGCAFVKFQTHAEAQAAINTLHSSRTLPGASSSLVVKFADTEKERGLRRMQQVATQLGMFSPIALQFGAYSAYTQALMQQQAALVAAHSAYLSPMATMAAVQMQHMAAINGNGLIATPITPSSGTSTPPAIAATPVSAIPAALGVNGYSPVPTQPAGQPAPDALYPNGVHPYPAQSPAAPVDPLQQAYAGMQHYTAAYPAAYSLVAPAFPQPPALVAQQPPPPPQQQQQQQQQQQQQQQQQQQQREGPDGCNIFIYHLPQEFTDSEILQMFVPFGHVISAKVFVDRATNQSKCFGFVSFDNPASAQAAIQAMNGFQIGMKRLKVQLKRPKDANRPY
- the Celf3 gene encoding CUGBP Elav-like family member 3 isoform X4, producing MNRPIQVKPADSESRGEDRKLFVGMLGKQQTDEDVRKMFEPFGTIDECTVLRGPDGTSKGCAFVKFQTHAEAQAAINTLHSSRTLPGASSSLVVKFADTEKERGLRRMQQVATQLGMFSPIALQFGAYSAYTQALMQQQAALVAAHSAYLSPMATMAAVQMQHMAAINGNGLIATPITPSSGTSTPPAIAATPVSAIPAALGVNGYSPVPTQPAGQPAPDALYPNGVHPYPAQSPAAPVDPLQQAYAGMQHYTAYSLVAPAFPQPPALVAQQPPPPPQQQQQQQQQQQQQQQQQQQQREGPDGCNIFIYHLPQEFTDSEILQMFVPFGHVISAKVFVDRATNQSKCFGFVSFDNPASAQAAIQAMNGFQIGMKRLKVQLKRPKDANRPY